A single region of the Sphingobium sp. EP60837 genome encodes:
- a CDS encoding DUF6471 domain-containing protein, whose product MTSYDDSGPASIFDDRAWEETAKNMLRAEMMRRGISYATLAEMLSGIGVGDNELNVKNKVGRGKFSAVFLLQCLMALGVEWIQVPKSLDEASGRGGAQHLAKGPRAPGEGGMAR is encoded by the coding sequence ATGACCAGCTATGATGATTCAGGTCCAGCGTCCATCTTCGATGACAGGGCCTGGGAAGAGACCGCAAAAAACATGCTGCGCGCCGAAATGATGCGCCGCGGCATTTCCTATGCGACTTTGGCTGAGATGCTTTCCGGCATCGGCGTCGGCGACAACGAGTTGAACGTGAAAAACAAGGTCGGCCGCGGCAAGTTCAGCGCTGTCTTCCTCTTGCAGTGCTTGATGGCGCTGGGTGTCGAGTGGATACAGGTCCCGAAGTCGCTTGATGAGGCATCCGGAAGGGGTGGTGCGCAGCATCTCGCGAAAGGCCCTCGCGCGCCAGGCGAAGGAGGGATGGCCAGATGA
- a CDS encoding restriction endonuclease subunit M, whose product MIKTRQRVIDHGEVFTDEREVNAMLDLVKSETQRIDSRFLEPACGSGNFLIEVLRRKLSIVEERYGRGQLEFERYSILALGSIYGVDLLEDNVSECRDRLYEYFNDIYSRYFGPECRDECRSSARYVLDRNIVCGDALTMTTVGRRPQPIVFSEWSPVNGSLVKRRDYSLAHLLVYQPMEGPSLFSDLGEEAFIPKPVREFPLTHYLKLAEAEHA is encoded by the coding sequence ATGATCAAGACCAGACAGCGAGTCATTGACCACGGGGAGGTGTTCACCGACGAACGTGAGGTGAATGCCATGCTCGACTTGGTCAAATCCGAGACGCAGAGGATCGACAGCAGATTCCTTGAGCCCGCCTGCGGATCGGGAAATTTTCTGATCGAGGTCCTTCGTCGCAAGCTGAGCATTGTCGAGGAACGCTATGGGCGGGGACAACTCGAGTTCGAGCGATACTCTATTCTGGCACTTGGCTCGATTTATGGCGTCGACCTGCTGGAGGACAACGTATCTGAATGCCGTGACCGACTCTACGAATATTTCAACGACATTTACTCGCGCTACTTCGGCCCGGAATGCCGCGATGAATGTCGTTCCTCGGCAAGATATGTTCTGGATCGTAACATCGTTTGCGGTGACGCGCTCACGATGACGACCGTAGGCCGTCGACCCCAACCGATCGTCTTTTCGGAGTGGTCTCCGGTCAATGGCAGCCTCGTGAAGCGCCGCGATTACTCGCTGGCACATCTCTTGGTATATCAGCCGATGGAAGGTCCCAGTCTGTTCTCCGATTTGGGGGAGGAGGCCTTTATCCCGAAGCCCGTCCGTGAATTCCCTCTGACTCATTACCTGAAGCTGGCTGAGGCTGAGCATGCTTGA
- a CDS encoding tyrosine-type recombinase/integrase — MLTDAAIRKAKPRDKDYKLADSGGLYLFVTKTGHRSWRLKYRFADKEKRLVLGSYPDLSLVEARGMRDDAKRMLRDGRDPVIEAKKRKLANVAQMENTFEKVGRQWYADQVARWKPVHAADVINSLERDIFPAIGGLPITDIDEPLLLATLKKVEARGSIETSHRLLQRCSAIFKYGKGLGACRENPAADMKVSLKAVPPARRWPALTEMDEIQALIRAVDRSASHPITRLASRMMALTAQRPGMIRTAPWSEFEGIDWDKPDERADRPLWRIPAARIKLMLVLREDEVFEHIVPLSHQAVEVLRVARLLSGRGPLAFPGARSGLEPLSENAVGYLYNRIGYKGRHVPHGWRSSFSTTMNGLVERSHPGSDRLLIDRLIIDLMLAHIPAGMSGSELIYNRAAYMERRRELAQKWADLIMEDQQSASVLLSGPRRSRANTR; from the coding sequence ATGCTGACTGACGCTGCAATTCGAAAGGCGAAGCCTAGGGACAAGGACTACAAACTTGCCGATTCTGGGGGGTTGTATCTGTTCGTAACGAAAACCGGCCACCGCAGCTGGCGGCTCAAATACCGCTTCGCAGACAAAGAGAAGCGCCTCGTGTTGGGAAGCTACCCCGATCTGTCGTTGGTCGAGGCTAGGGGCATGCGGGATGACGCCAAACGGATGTTACGAGACGGCCGCGATCCGGTGATCGAGGCGAAGAAGCGCAAGCTCGCCAACGTGGCTCAGATGGAGAACACGTTCGAGAAGGTGGGCAGGCAATGGTATGCCGATCAAGTAGCTCGTTGGAAACCTGTACATGCGGCCGATGTCATCAACAGTCTGGAGCGAGATATTTTTCCTGCCATTGGAGGGCTTCCCATAACCGACATCGACGAGCCCCTTCTCCTCGCCACACTCAAAAAAGTTGAAGCGCGAGGGTCTATTGAGACCTCTCATCGCTTACTCCAGCGGTGTTCAGCGATATTCAAATATGGCAAGGGTCTCGGTGCGTGCCGCGAGAACCCTGCCGCTGATATGAAGGTCAGCCTAAAGGCCGTTCCCCCTGCACGCAGGTGGCCTGCGCTGACGGAGATGGATGAGATTCAGGCGCTGATTCGTGCCGTTGATCGCTCGGCCTCTCATCCGATTACCCGCCTCGCATCAAGAATGATGGCGCTGACTGCTCAGCGACCAGGGATGATTCGAACCGCGCCCTGGAGCGAATTCGAGGGCATCGATTGGGATAAGCCAGATGAGCGTGCCGATAGGCCGCTGTGGCGTATCCCGGCTGCCCGGATCAAGCTCATGCTCGTACTCCGTGAAGATGAGGTGTTCGAACATATTGTCCCGCTTTCGCACCAAGCTGTGGAGGTTCTTCGTGTCGCCCGTCTTCTTTCGGGTCGCGGCCCCTTAGCGTTTCCTGGGGCGCGCAGCGGCTTGGAACCGTTGAGTGAAAATGCCGTCGGATATTTGTACAATCGGATCGGGTATAAGGGGCGTCATGTCCCGCATGGATGGCGTTCATCCTTTTCCACCACGATGAATGGCCTGGTGGAGCGATCGCACCCAGGTTCAGATCGTCTCCTGATCGACCGGCTCATTATCGACCTAATGCTAGCGCACATCCCGGCAGGGATGTCTGGTAGCGAACTCATCTATAATCGTGCGGCTTACATGGAGCGGAGAAGGGAGCTGGCGCAAAAATGGGCGGATCTAATTATGGAGGATCAACAGTCTGCTTCGGTGCTCTTGAGCGGCCCAAGGAGGTCTAGGGCTAACACACGTTGA
- a CDS encoding OPT family oligopeptide transporter — MAELTLRGVILGALITLLFTAANVYLGLKIGLTFATSIPAAVISMAVLRLFATGTILENNIVQTIASAAGTLSAIIFVLPGLVIIGWWTGFPYWLSAFTIALGGILGVMYSVPLRRALVTGSDLPYPEGVAAAEVLKVGAGSREGLEENKRGLAAIIMSSLAAAAFSIIAKTKLIAEEAATFFKFGSGATSLSTSFSMALIGVGHLVGLSVGVAMFVGLLISWVGLVPWLTSPLPAGADIAEVVGTTFRMKARFIGAGTIGVAAIWTLLKILGPIISGIRSAIAAAQRRKAGEGGLLELTERDLPIGIVGGTILASLAPIAVLLWYFAQGGPIALNPVPILILTLAYILVAGIVIASVCGYMAGLIGASNSPISGVGILAVLGASLILAAIYGSGGDPKQSQALIAYALFVTAIVFGIATISNDNLQDLKTGQLVGATPWKQQVALVLGVIFGALVIPPVLDLLNSAFGFAGAPGAKASALPAPQAALISALAKGVLGGDLDWNLIGTGALIGAVVVAIDELLGKAGKLRLPPLAVGMGIYLPMALTLLIPVGAVIGHLYNRWAVRQPNPDFAERMGVLMATGFIVGESLFGVAFAGMVAATDSDAPLALVAENPWAVPLALLIFAGVIAALYTRLKRQASLAF; from the coding sequence ATGGCGGAGCTGACGCTTCGCGGCGTCATATTAGGCGCGCTCATCACGCTGCTCTTCACCGCGGCCAATGTGTATCTCGGCCTCAAGATCGGCCTGACCTTCGCTACATCGATCCCCGCGGCCGTCATTTCGATGGCCGTGCTGCGGCTCTTCGCGACGGGCACGATCCTGGAAAATAATATTGTCCAGACCATCGCCTCGGCCGCGGGCACCTTGTCGGCGATCATCTTCGTATTGCCCGGCCTCGTCATCATCGGCTGGTGGACCGGCTTTCCCTACTGGTTGTCCGCCTTCACCATCGCGTTGGGCGGCATATTGGGCGTCATGTATTCGGTGCCGTTGCGCCGCGCGCTGGTGACGGGTTCGGACTTGCCCTATCCCGAAGGCGTCGCCGCCGCCGAAGTGCTGAAAGTCGGCGCAGGATCGCGCGAGGGGCTGGAAGAAAATAAACGCGGCCTCGCCGCCATCATCATGAGTTCGCTCGCCGCCGCCGCCTTCTCGATCATCGCCAAGACGAAGTTGATCGCGGAGGAAGCGGCGACCTTTTTCAAGTTCGGCAGCGGCGCGACATCCCTTTCGACCAGCTTTTCCATGGCGCTGATCGGCGTTGGCCATCTCGTCGGTCTGTCGGTGGGCGTCGCGATGTTCGTGGGGCTGCTGATCAGCTGGGTCGGGCTCGTTCCCTGGCTCACCTCGCCCCTGCCGGCCGGGGCCGATATCGCAGAAGTGGTCGGCACCACCTTCCGCATGAAGGCGCGCTTCATCGGTGCAGGCACGATCGGCGTGGCGGCGATCTGGACGCTACTCAAGATATTGGGACCGATCATCAGCGGCATCCGCTCCGCCATTGCCGCGGCACAGCGGCGCAAGGCGGGCGAGGGCGGCCTGCTTGAACTCACCGAGCGCGACTTGCCGATCGGCATTGTCGGCGGCACCATCCTCGCCTCGCTCGCGCCGATCGCGGTCCTGCTCTGGTATTTCGCGCAAGGCGGGCCGATCGCGCTCAATCCTGTGCCGATCCTCATCCTGACCTTGGCCTATATCCTGGTCGCGGGCATCGTTATCGCTTCCGTCTGCGGCTATATGGCGGGCTTGATCGGCGCGTCGAACAGCCCGATTTCGGGCGTCGGCATCCTCGCGGTGCTGGGCGCGTCGCTGATCCTCGCGGCCATCTACGGATCGGGCGGCGATCCCAAACAGTCCCAGGCGCTGATCGCCTATGCGCTGTTCGTCACCGCCATCGTCTTCGGCATCGCCACCATCTCGAACGACAATCTCCAGGACCTCAAGACCGGCCAACTGGTCGGCGCGACGCCCTGGAAGCAGCAGGTCGCGCTGGTCCTCGGCGTCATCTTCGGCGCGCTGGTGATCCCGCCGGTCCTCGACCTTCTCAACAGCGCCTTCGGTTTCGCAGGCGCACCGGGTGCCAAGGCCAGCGCCCTCCCCGCGCCCCAGGCCGCCCTGATCTCCGCCCTCGCCAAGGGCGTGCTGGGCGGCGATCTCGACTGGAACCTGATCGGCACCGGCGCGCTGATCGGCGCGGTGGTGGTCGCGATCGACGAACTGCTGGGGAAGGCCGGCAAGCTGCGCTTGCCCCCGCTTGCCGTCGGCATGGGAATCTATCTGCCGATGGCGCTGACCCTGCTGATCCCTGTCGGCGCGGTCATCGGCCATCTCTACAACCGCTGGGCAGTGCGTCAGCCCAACCCCGACTTTGCCGAGCGCATGGGCGTGCTGATGGCGACCGGCTTCATCGTCGGGGAAAGCCTGTTCGGCGTCGCCTTCGCCGGGATGGTCGCTGCGACGGACAGCGACGCCCCGCTCGCTCTTGTGGCGGAAAATCCCTGGGCCGTGCCGCTCGCCCTTCTGATCTTCGCAGGCGTTATCGCTGCACTCTACACCCGCCTCAAGCGGCAGGCGTCCCTCGCCTTCTGA
- the hspQ gene encoding heat shock protein HspQ, with product MTDTTAIFGADITAPPVVHARFSIGDVVKHRRFGFRGVVFDIDPVFANSEEWYRAIPEESRPDKHQPFYHLLAENGETSYVAYVSQQNLLADDSGEPVDHPAIAGMFGTYANGKYQLRSLHRH from the coding sequence ATGACCGACACGACCGCAATTTTCGGAGCCGACATCACTGCACCGCCCGTTGTCCATGCGCGCTTCAGCATTGGCGATGTCGTCAAACATCGCCGCTTCGGCTTTCGCGGCGTCGTGTTCGACATCGATCCCGTCTTCGCCAATAGCGAGGAGTGGTATCGGGCCATTCCTGAAGAATCCCGGCCGGACAAGCATCAGCCCTTCTATCATCTCCTCGCCGAAAATGGCGAAACCAGCTATGTCGCTTATGTGAGCCAGCAGAATCTGCTCGCCGACGATAGCGGGGAGCCTGTGGACCATCCGGCCATTGCGGGGATGTTCGGCACCTATGCCAACGGTAAATATCAATTGCGGTCGCTTCATCGGCATTGA
- a CDS encoding Eco57I restriction-modification methylase domain-containing protein: MLEINYNPDVLSCLANLSNDEVFTPPELANEILDQLPASLWSDSGATFLDPVTKSGVFLREIAKRLIEGLKGEFPDEQERVNHIFKNQLYGIAITELTALLARRSVYCSKSANSPFSACTDFDGPDGNIRFSRVEHTWDGNRCRYCGASKSLMARGDDLETHAYKFIHTDKPEGLFDMKFDVIIGNPPYQLSDGGHNASASPIYHKFVEQAKKLNPSYLIMIIPARWYSGGKGLDGFRAEMLADKSIKKLVDYPKLYDAFPGVKIRGGVCYFLRDKNYQGPCAIQTMWDNLPLGDPMERHLNQYDVLVRRNEAISILEKVKGFRENGQREGTYDTVVSSSKPFGFRTNFHGRAYRRGLADPVKLYGSQKVSWIDRGQVQQNAEWIDQWKVLMSAVQGTSAAIESKFLSAPKIIAPGEVCSETYNVAGRFDDRESVVRCASYLKTRFVRFLVSLRKISVHASKDVYSFVPVVPFDRMWTDEALYNRYGLTDAEIAYIEETVAPIELELDLESVDA; the protein is encoded by the coding sequence ATGCTTGAGATCAACTACAATCCCGACGTCCTCAGCTGCCTGGCAAACTTAAGCAACGACGAGGTCTTCACACCGCCAGAGCTGGCGAACGAGATTCTTGATCAGCTTCCAGCTAGCCTGTGGTCTGACAGCGGCGCTACTTTCCTCGATCCAGTTACCAAATCCGGGGTGTTTTTGCGCGAGATCGCAAAGCGCCTGATCGAGGGTCTGAAGGGGGAGTTCCCAGACGAGCAGGAGCGGGTCAATCACATCTTCAAAAACCAGCTGTACGGGATTGCTATCACCGAGCTCACTGCGCTTCTGGCCCGTAGATCGGTTTACTGCTCCAAGAGCGCAAACAGCCCCTTCTCCGCCTGCACCGACTTCGATGGTCCAGATGGCAACATCCGGTTTAGCCGGGTCGAGCACACATGGGATGGCAATCGCTGCAGATACTGTGGTGCTTCAAAATCCTTGATGGCGCGTGGCGATGATCTCGAAACGCATGCCTATAAATTCATTCACACTGACAAACCCGAAGGCCTCTTCGACATGAAGTTCGACGTCATCATTGGTAACCCTCCATACCAACTCTCGGACGGTGGGCACAACGCAAGTGCGAGCCCAATATATCATAAGTTCGTGGAGCAGGCGAAGAAGCTCAATCCCTCTTATCTGATCATGATCATCCCAGCGCGCTGGTATTCCGGAGGTAAAGGCTTGGACGGATTTCGGGCTGAGATGCTGGCGGACAAATCTATCAAAAAGCTCGTCGACTACCCGAAGCTATATGACGCCTTCCCCGGCGTTAAAATCCGTGGAGGGGTATGCTACTTTCTCCGCGACAAGAATTACCAAGGTCCGTGCGCGATTCAGACGATGTGGGACAACCTCCCGCTCGGTGATCCGATGGAACGCCATCTCAATCAATACGACGTTCTGGTTCGGCGCAACGAAGCAATCTCGATCTTGGAGAAGGTTAAGGGGTTCAGGGAAAACGGGCAGCGGGAGGGCACCTACGATACCGTGGTGTCCAGCTCAAAACCGTTCGGGTTCAGGACCAACTTCCATGGGCGGGCTTATCGACGTGGATTGGCCGATCCAGTGAAGCTCTACGGATCACAGAAGGTCAGCTGGATTGATAGAGGCCAGGTCCAGCAGAATGCTGAATGGATCGATCAGTGGAAAGTGTTGATGTCTGCCGTGCAGGGAACCAGCGCTGCCATTGAATCGAAGTTCCTCAGCGCTCCCAAGATCATCGCCCCCGGTGAGGTTTGTTCGGAAACCTACAATGTGGCCGGCAGGTTCGACGACCGCGAATCGGTAGTACGCTGCGCGAGTTATCTTAAGACCCGTTTTGTCCGGTTCTTGGTCTCGTTGCGTAAAATTTCCGTCCATGCGTCCAAGGACGTCTACAGCTTTGTGCCAGTGGTCCCCTTTGACCGTATGTGGACTGATGAGGCCCTCTATAATCGCTACGGCCTGACCGATGCCGAAATCGCTTACATCGAGGAGACAGTGGCGCCGATCGAATTGGAACTCGATCTGGAGTCAGTCGATGCCTGA
- a CDS encoding M1 family metallopeptidase gives MSFSKISSLLLAAAPLALTQPAWAQASAGPAPGITTQLPRGAAPRHYAIEVTPDAANLKFSGKATIDLDVAQAMPVLVLNAADLTISGVTLTPAKGKAMKGTARIDAAAQTVALDFGKPVAPGSYKLDIVYAGVINTQANGMFALDYTDNAGKAKRALFTQFEAPDARRFVPSFDEPSYKATFDLSAIVPTGQLAVSNMPVATSKDLGGGKTRVTFGTSPKMSSYLLFFGLGDLERATKMAGATEVGVITGKGNTGKAQLALDASAAILPWYNDYFGVPFPLPKLDNVAGPGQSQFFSAMENWGAIFTFERALLVDPRFTSEGTRRTIYSIVAHEMAHQWFGDLVTMAWWDDLWLNEGFASWMATKVTDKLQPDWEMLLTRVGGRERAMALDALATTHPVVQKIHTVDEVNQAFDDITYEKGEAVITMLEGYAGEDVWRQGIRSYMKQHAYGNTVTDDLWKAVEGAGAQGLVSIAHDFTSQPGIPLVKVESAQCKGGSTVLALSQGEFSRDRKDKAPLKWNVPVMAQTIGGAPQRLILNGTASVTLPGCGAYVINAGQTGYYRSLYPQANVQALVKGFTRLPSMDQIGLMADNFQLGLGGYQPIGLALDMVDAVPASASPAVLAEVPDYLDSAYLMLEGDKAAQARVAAYASRKLGPVLAGVGFDAKAGEGPQVPVLRSALVATLGGMGDKAVVAEAKRRFAEPALLDGPLRNVWLRIIGQNADAATWEKLRAMANGAKSDLEKSTLFALLGAAKDEGLARKALDLAMTDEPGKTTSAAIISAVGAEHPMLAVDYVLAHRAQYEALIDVSARSQAIARLGGGSADPAMVTKLDAYASQYLTPESRKVVDRSISAIKTRIETRARLKPALVSWFAKK, from the coding sequence ATGTCCTTTTCCAAAATTTCGTCCTTGTTGCTGGCGGCTGCTCCGCTGGCTTTGACCCAGCCCGCATGGGCGCAGGCGTCCGCTGGCCCTGCGCCGGGGATCACGACCCAGTTGCCGCGTGGCGCCGCGCCCCGTCATTATGCGATCGAGGTGACGCCTGACGCGGCGAATTTGAAATTCAGCGGCAAGGCGACGATCGACCTTGATGTGGCGCAGGCGATGCCGGTGCTGGTGCTGAATGCCGCCGATCTGACCATCAGTGGCGTGACGCTGACCCCTGCCAAGGGCAAGGCGATGAAGGGAACGGCCAGGATCGATGCGGCTGCGCAGACGGTGGCGCTGGATTTCGGCAAGCCGGTGGCGCCGGGCAGCTACAAGCTCGACATTGTCTATGCCGGGGTGATCAACACGCAGGCGAACGGGATGTTCGCGCTCGACTATACCGACAATGCGGGGAAGGCGAAGCGGGCGCTGTTCACCCAGTTCGAAGCGCCCGATGCGCGGCGCTTTGTCCCGAGCTTTGACGAGCCGAGCTACAAGGCGACCTTCGACCTATCCGCCATCGTGCCCACGGGGCAGCTGGCGGTCAGCAACATGCCGGTCGCGACGTCGAAGGATCTGGGCGGCGGCAAGACGCGGGTGACGTTCGGCACCAGCCCCAAAATGTCCTCCTATCTGCTCTTCTTCGGGCTGGGCGATCTGGAGCGGGCGACGAAGATGGCGGGGGCGACCGAGGTTGGTGTCATTACCGGCAAGGGGAATACGGGGAAGGCGCAGCTGGCGCTGGATGCGTCGGCGGCGATCCTGCCATGGTATAATGACTATTTCGGCGTGCCTTTCCCGCTGCCCAAGCTCGATAATGTCGCGGGTCCGGGTCAGAGCCAGTTCTTCTCCGCGATGGAGAATTGGGGCGCGATCTTCACCTTCGAGCGCGCGCTGCTGGTCGATCCACGCTTTACGTCGGAGGGGACGCGGCGGACCATTTACTCGATCGTCGCGCATGAAATGGCGCATCAATGGTTCGGCGACCTTGTCACCATGGCCTGGTGGGACGATCTGTGGCTGAACGAGGGTTTCGCCAGCTGGATGGCGACCAAGGTTACCGACAAGCTGCAGCCGGACTGGGAAATGCTGCTGACCCGCGTGGGCGGACGCGAGCGGGCGATGGCGCTCGATGCGCTGGCGACGACCCATCCGGTGGTGCAGAAGATCCATACCGTCGATGAGGTGAACCAGGCGTTCGACGACATCACCTATGAAAAGGGTGAGGCGGTCATCACCATGCTGGAAGGCTATGCGGGTGAGGATGTGTGGCGGCAGGGTATCCGTAGCTACATGAAGCAGCACGCCTATGGGAATACCGTGACCGACGACCTGTGGAAGGCGGTCGAGGGTGCGGGAGCCCAGGGGCTCGTTTCGATCGCGCATGACTTTACCAGCCAGCCGGGCATTCCGCTGGTGAAGGTGGAGAGTGCGCAGTGCAAGGGCGGATCGACTGTCCTTGCCCTGTCGCAGGGAGAGTTCAGCCGCGACCGGAAGGACAAGGCACCGCTCAAGTGGAATGTGCCGGTGATGGCGCAGACGATCGGCGGGGCGCCGCAGCGGTTGATCCTGAACGGGACGGCGTCGGTCACGCTGCCGGGCTGCGGGGCCTATGTGATCAATGCGGGGCAGACGGGCTATTACCGCTCGCTCTATCCGCAGGCGAATGTGCAGGCTCTGGTGAAGGGGTTCACGCGGCTACCATCGATGGACCAGATCGGGCTGATGGCGGATAATTTCCAGCTGGGGCTGGGGGGCTACCAGCCGATCGGGCTGGCGCTCGACATGGTGGATGCGGTGCCTGCAAGCGCGAGCCCGGCGGTGCTGGCGGAGGTGCCGGATTATCTCGACAGCGCCTATCTGATGTTGGAGGGCGACAAGGCGGCGCAGGCGCGCGTGGCCGCTTATGCGTCGCGCAAGCTGGGACCGGTGCTGGCGGGTGTCGGCTTTGATGCGAAGGCTGGTGAGGGGCCGCAGGTTCCGGTGCTGCGGTCGGCGCTGGTGGCGACGCTGGGGGGCATGGGCGACAAGGCGGTAGTGGCGGAGGCGAAGCGGCGCTTTGCTGAACCTGCCTTGCTCGACGGGCCGCTGCGCAATGTGTGGCTGCGGATCATCGGCCAGAATGCGGATGCGGCGACATGGGAAAAGCTGCGCGCCATGGCCAATGGAGCGAAGAGCGACCTGGAGAAGAGCACGCTGTTCGCTTTGCTGGGGGCGGCGAAGGATGAGGGGCTGGCGCGTAAGGCGCTGGACCTGGCGATGACCGACGAGCCGGGCAAGACGACCAGCGCGGCGATCATCTCCGCCGTGGGGGCGGAGCATCCGATGCTGGCGGTGGATTATGTGCTGGCGCACCGGGCGCAATATGAGGCGCTGATCGACGTGTCGGCGCGGAGCCAGGCGATCGCGCGGCTGGGCGGCGGATCGGCGGACCCCGCGATGGTGACGAAGCTCGACGCTTATGCCAGCCAGTATCTGACGCCGGAATCGCGCAAGGTGGTGGATCGGTCGATCTCGGCCATCAAGACGCGGATCGAGACGCGGGCCAGGCTGAAGCCCGCTCTGGTAAGCTGGTTCGCGAAGAAGTGA
- a CDS encoding GDSL-type esterase/lipase family protein has protein sequence MPTVNINCGRFIGIEVRGSRRASGRSLAALVLPLLAPALAVAQTETPGSSEAPRVNADPVFPFSNEIAAFAKANEVDATAPGAVLFLGSSSIRLWNTGGSFPDRGTLNRGFGGATTRDVLHYYVRLLPRAAPQSVLVYVGENDLAGGATPGAVAHDVLALLKRLRADYPKARIAYLSLKPSPIRWTLWPKMAAVNMTVAARSRVGRFDYLDVGSALLARDGLPDASLFGPDGLHMNARGYSRWNSLVDGWLDRKEMASAAGQSVRPSASVHHASLSD, from the coding sequence ATGCCAACGGTAAATATCAATTGCGGTCGCTTCATCGGCATTGAGGTTCGCGGGTCGAGGCGAGCGTCCGGACGATCGCTCGCGGCTCTCGTCCTGCCGCTGCTTGCACCGGCGCTGGCAGTCGCGCAGACGGAGACGCCCGGATCGTCGGAAGCGCCGCGCGTAAATGCCGATCCTGTCTTTCCCTTCTCCAACGAAATCGCCGCTTTCGCCAAAGCCAATGAGGTGGACGCAACTGCGCCAGGCGCTGTCCTCTTCCTCGGCAGCTCCAGCATCCGCCTCTGGAATACCGGCGGCAGTTTTCCCGACAGGGGCACCCTCAATCGCGGCTTCGGCGGGGCTACGACGCGCGACGTCCTCCATTATTACGTCCGCCTCCTCCCCCGCGCCGCGCCACAATCGGTGCTCGTCTATGTGGGGGAGAATGACTTGGCAGGCGGCGCGACGCCTGGGGCGGTGGCGCATGACGTGCTGGCGCTGCTCAAGAGGCTGCGCGCCGACTATCCCAAGGCGCGCATCGCCTATCTGTCTCTTAAACCCAGCCCCATCCGCTGGACGCTCTGGCCGAAGATGGCGGCCGTCAACATGACGGTCGCGGCGCGAAGCCGGGTCGGGCGCTTTGACTATCTCGACGTGGGCAGCGCCTTGCTCGCGCGGGACGGCTTGCCGGACGCCTCGCTGTTCGGACCCGACGGACTTCACATGAACGCGCGCGGCTATAGCCGGTGGAACAGTCTGGTGGACGGTTGGCTCGACCGAAAGGAAATGGCCTCTGCCGCGGGTCAGAGCGTGCGGCCATCGGCCTCTGTCCACCATGCCTCACTTTCCGATTGA